A segment of the Doryrhamphus excisus isolate RoL2022-K1 chromosome 7, RoL_Dexc_1.0, whole genome shotgun sequence genome:
CACTCCGACGGGCCGCTCGACACCACCGAGTCGATGTACAGCACGCCCCGAATCAGACAGTCCAGCTCGTCCAGCTTGCTGAGCTGCAAGTCAGCCATCTGGATTTGAAGGAAGGTCGGCATGTGAATTTgctgggggtgagggggggtgctCAAACACTTTTATCGAAGAAATGGAAGTTATTTTTCCTATGACATTTTGTTCtatttaatgcaggggtctcaaacacacggcccctgggccaaatgtggcccgcaggacactagtttgaggcccccgccttgatatgaaagtttaatgtcagtgcggcccgcgcaagtttgatatgaatgctgtatggtatcatgtacccagaaaaaattattacgtttgattaatgttcatgttaaaggttaaataactgttaatagttatcctccctatccgtgtggaagtggtaagtttatggctatttaagtttaaaggaaataactttaaggctaccgtttaggttgctagctctctagtttgcgagttagcatgtgtcttaagaccctgcagttgcgcaatatgttgtaaataaaaagagtataaatgtgactatagtcgtgttttgtcatgtctacagggctctaataatgctttgttcattttaatctgaaaaaaatcatttgtctacccaccaactatatgtggtttcttaagtttttattatttgccgttttattattattatatttatttattactgattgattgattttctttattcttggtttgttcatttatttttcatcttattttgtgcagaaaaataaaaattaagatatttgagaacagtggaatgttttatcagagcttttattgtagaaaatcggaaccaaagcactgaaaaagtttgtatatttttctgtttttaataaatgtgtttttttttttggaaaacctgatgcagcccagccttgcccagaccctagctccagtggcccccaggtaaattgagtttgagacccctgatttagcgcCTATTGTGGATAAAACTACAGCACATGGCTGAGTTTTGTCATTGTTACTGACTATTGATCATGCCTTTTCAAACAGCTGTTAAAAGTATGTATGATCCGTGCTGATATCGGATCGATATTTAAGACTGAAATCGGATTGGAAGTCGGAAGTGATATGGGAAGAGCTAAATGAGTctaataattcaattttttaatcAGTTTCtataaatatgtgaatatgttTTGTCTTTGCTGTGCTATGGTTGTCTTGCAATGACATGATATCACTGCCAAACAAATCTTTAAGGGAAAATAAAAACCTGAACCCACCATGCGGAAGTCAGACTCGAACTTGTACGCGCCCCCGCCGGTGGCACAGAGGCTGGTGTGCAGACTGGAGAAGTGCTTGTTGCGGCCCATCTGCAGGAAGACGGGCAGGTCATGCGTGGGGAAGCGGATGAAGTGGAGGTTTCCCGTGCGGCCGCACAACGTCAGCTCCTGTAGCTCCAGGTGCACGTCCCTGATGCCGGTGCTGCCGTACGCCGTGTTGGATGTCAGGTAGCGGCGGATGCTCTTCAGgttctccacctcctcctgctCTTCCTCTGCTGTGATGTCTTTTGGCTCAAAGTAGACCAGCTTGACCAACGTGCCGCCTATGTCCATACCGAACCATGGGAATGCTGCAATCAAACCACAGCATATGTAACACACTTGCAGACCTCCATAATCCAATACAAAAACGGTGGAACAAAATGTGCAGTAAAACCATTGTTTTTCCTTTGTATTGCATCACAAtcgtacctaatgaagtggatCTACGTTTGGATGTGTTTTGGAGGGAAAATGTCTGATAAAGCTGAGCGTCTTCATCCAgagcatcctcctcctcatcaccatcatcagaACAGTGTGTGCCGCCAACGCCATCTTGTTGCTAAACAGGAGCTGACTACCAACAGCCCATAACGCAAATATTACCTTGTAACGCCAATGGCAGCCACCATTGAATGTAACCCTTACGATACAAACCCCCACAAAATAAAACCTCCATTCCCTTAAAAgatgcattcattcataagTGCATTATTTGTCTTTCAAATCTAAAACATCACTGTCAACTGTGGACATAACGCCTTCATAATACgaccacacacatacatgatGGTCCTTTCTCCAGAAAAACACCTACGCGGCCTGCTCTTCTTCACGGAGTCGCTCCGAAGCCTCGGCATTGCGTCGGAGTTGCAGCGGGAGGACGAGGCACGTCCAGCGGGCGCGGCCACCTCCTTGTCCACGTAGCCGCGGAGGCACCCGGGCATGTCTTTGTTGGAGCGCGGGTGCTTCGTGGGCGTTTCGTCCTCGTCGGCGGTGTCATCGTCGCGTTGGTGCCCGTTGTACGCCATTAAAGTGTCCGCATTACGACATAGAGGCGGTAGTTGATGTAAAACTGGAGGAATTGGTTGTGTTTTGGCGGTCAATGAAGAAGGCTAATTGTCGTGCTAACAAGCTACATTAAGCCGACGAGTTACCTTCTTATGTTCTCCGGGGTGGGCGGTGCCATCCGATGATCGAAGGCTGTTAGAACCAACCACGATGATAATAATTTGCACTTTTTTCAATCGAACCTATAAGACGTTAGAGTGTATGAACCCATGAAGTGATGCTTACAATTATACAGTTACAAATCCTAGAACATACAATATCTATAAACATTGTCATTCAACACAGTTAACTAGTGCAGTCTTATGCTGCACATAATTcaatatttatgtaaaataGTAAATTCTAACTTTACTGATGTTAtttgtgatgacatcatccaaTGGGATCCAGTGAATTCCAAGATGCaaaacataaaatgtcaaatgtttgctataatattttattgtactatttacaacaatatttacaatgaCACTAGTTATGTGGGAGCAGTCATACATATTTACACATCAGATTGACACCAGTAAGAAGCAACAGTACCCGCCATAGTAATTCACCTTGAGCACCCTCTGTCTCACTTGGACATGTagcatgaaatgatgaaaaaacttCACATCAAAAGTTAATTTCTATTAAAAATCCAAACATGAATGAGCAACAATCACTGCGAAGTAACATTTAAAACGATGTAGTTAAACAGCAGTCTTTAAAAATACAGTGCAACCTCTACAGTCAGGCATGGcgtctttttactttttttttttttttttttttacacaattcaTGTTAAATGGATACACCGTCGTGCAGTACAAAATATTGCACGATGGCGACAGACTGTAATGGATTTGTGAAAATTTGGAAATATGACCGGCATCCTGACCTTAGAGGTTCAACTGTAATGCtaaaaaagtcaacataaaagGGAAAGCTAAGTACTGCAATGCCTATTAAAGTATTCACCGCTTTCTTACGTTCTTACACCTCTTGGATGTTTCACTCCATCTTGTTTCAACCTTTTATTGCTTTCGCCAATGAAATCATTGACGCTTGACAGGAGTTTTTTGTGCAAATTCAGCTATACTTTGGGGTGCTTTAAAAAGTATCTATTTCAAGGATCCAGCTATGTCcaataaataaagataatatcTATAATATCTAATAGccaccagcctcatcaacaaAGTGCTTAGGAAACATTTCTGTCATTAACGGATACAACACTTTTGAGAaactactacacacacacacacacacacacacacaccatacacTCACCAATGACGAGCCACAGCAATAAGGCACGCTTCCGCTCTCCAAAACCTGATCTCCACCTTAATGCTTCAACTTCCACGCCATCAACAGTGCCAAACTGCCCACGGCCACTGCTGTCATGACGTACTTTGCGTTGGTGCCGAGCCTGCGATGGGCGGGTTTCTTGGCGGCAATGTCAGCAGGCATCACCTCGGGGTTGCTGCACTTTTCTCCAGAGGGGGTACTCACTTGCTCTTGGGCAGCAGAAGCGACGTCTTTGGAGGCTTCGCCGTTGCCAATGTGCTGGCCA
Coding sequences within it:
- the pank2 gene encoding pantothenate kinase 2, mitochondrial isoform X1 — protein: MAYNGHQRDDDTADEDETPTKHPRSNKDMPGCLRGYVDKEVAAPAGRASSSRCNSDAMPRLRSDSVKKSRPPFPWFGMDIGGTLVKLVYFEPKDITAEEEQEEVENLKSIRRYLTSNTAYGSTGIRDVHLELQELTLCGRTGNLHFIRFPTHDLPVFLQMGRNKHFSSLHTSLCATGGGAYKFESDFRMMADLQLSKLDELDCLIRGVLYIDSVVSSGPSECYYFENPTEPERCVQRPYTLENPYPLLLVNIGSGVSILAVYSETNYKRVTGTSLGGGTFLGLCCLLTGCSTFEEALEMASQGESTRVDKLVRDIYGGDYERFGLPGWAVASSFGNMMSKDKRESVSKEDLARATLVTITNNIGSITRMCALNENIERVVFVGNFLRVNTLSMKLLAYAMDYWSKGQLKALFLRHEGYFGAVGALLELLHPS